Proteins encoded together in one Micromonospora auratinigra window:
- a CDS encoding SigE family RNA polymerase sigma factor, with product MTSGQLDVHAGPSADRQPGPLARWGLARRRERSSRDEDFSAFVAAAAPRLRRTAYLMCRDWHLAQDLTQITFAKMYASWSRIRESANLEAYSRRVLMNAVFDQRRRHSDSEVVCDRLPERPEPATETDLHVALMTALATLPIRDQAIVVLRHWEDQSVATVAEILGISTSAVKMRDARALRRIRALLGEDFAGN from the coding sequence GTGACCAGCGGACAACTGGACGTGCACGCCGGGCCGTCCGCCGATCGTCAGCCCGGACCGCTGGCGCGGTGGGGCCTCGCCCGGCGGCGTGAGCGGAGCAGCCGGGACGAGGACTTCAGCGCCTTCGTCGCCGCGGCCGCGCCCCGACTGAGACGCACCGCGTACCTCATGTGCCGGGACTGGCATCTCGCCCAGGACCTCACCCAGATCACCTTCGCGAAGATGTACGCCTCGTGGAGTCGGATCCGGGAGAGCGCGAATCTCGAGGCGTACAGCCGCCGCGTGCTCATGAACGCCGTCTTCGATCAGCGGAGGCGGCACAGCGACAGCGAGGTCGTCTGCGACCGACTGCCCGAACGGCCCGAGCCGGCAACCGAGACGGACCTGCACGTCGCGTTGATGACCGCGCTGGCGACGCTACCCATTCGCGACCAGGCGATCGTGGTGCTGCGGCACTGGGAGGACCAGAGCGTCGCCACCGTCGCCGAGATCCTCGGCATCTCGACCTCGGCGGTCAAGATGCGGGACGCGCGGGCGCTGCGGCGGATCCGGGCCCTGCTCGGTGAGGACTTCGCCGGGAACTGA